Proteins encoded together in one Longimicrobium sp. window:
- a CDS encoding phytanoyl-CoA dioxygenase family protein → MHPDWLALLEEDAYAIVPHVIGRAEVERLLHALDAAGGAEGARRRESVYAIRNLLDAVPEVRALAESPAVRALVEPVLGASAFPVRGILFDKTPDANWKVAWHQDLAIAVRERRETPGFGPWSEKAGVTHVQPPAAVLERMLTVRVHLDDCGLENGPVHVVPGSHRHGRLDADATACWRESAAPVPTCTGAGGALLMRPLLLHASSPSTTPAHRRVVHIEYAVDDLPGGLEWHDRRRA, encoded by the coding sequence ATGCATCCTGACTGGCTCGCCCTGCTCGAAGAAGACGCCTACGCGATCGTCCCGCACGTGATCGGGCGTGCCGAGGTCGAGCGCCTCCTCCACGCACTGGACGCTGCGGGCGGGGCAGAGGGCGCGCGGCGGCGCGAGAGCGTGTACGCCATCCGCAACCTCTTGGACGCGGTGCCTGAAGTGCGCGCGCTGGCGGAGTCACCGGCCGTACGCGCGCTGGTGGAGCCCGTGCTCGGCGCGAGCGCCTTTCCCGTGCGCGGCATCCTCTTCGACAAAACGCCCGACGCGAACTGGAAGGTGGCGTGGCACCAGGATCTCGCCATCGCCGTGCGCGAAAGGCGCGAGACGCCCGGCTTCGGGCCCTGGTCCGAGAAGGCGGGCGTGACCCACGTGCAGCCGCCCGCCGCCGTGCTGGAGCGGATGCTCACCGTCCGCGTGCACCTGGACGACTGCGGACTGGAGAACGGGCCCGTCCACGTCGTCCCCGGCTCGCATCGGCACGGACGGCTGGATGCGGATGCGACCGCGTGCTGGCGTGAAAGCGCCGCCCCCGTGCCGACCTGCACCGGAGCCGGCGGGGCGCTGCTGATGCGCCCGCTCCTCCTCCACGCATCATCGCCCTCGACCACGCCCGCGCACCGCCGCGTCGTCCACATCGAGTACGCCGTGGACGACCTTCCCGGCGGGCTGGAGTGGCACGACCGGCGCCGCGCCTGA
- a CDS encoding SDR family oxidoreductase gives MFRDDLLAEKVVLVTGGGSGLGLSMAKRFASLGARVAITGRSEERLQGAAGEIDPTGERVFGVPCDVRDFAQVEAMVGAVVGKWGGIDVLVNNAAGNFLSATEDLSPNGFHAVVGTVLYGTFHATLAVGRAMIERGKGGSILNIATTYAWTGSAFVVPGAAAKAGVLAMTRSLAVEWATYGIRSNAIAPGPFPTEGAWKALMPTPELEAEARNRIPMKRFGEHEELTNLAAFLVSDASPYINGECVTIDGGEWLASGGEFNGFTRMPREAVKGALRGMRKG, from the coding sequence ATGTTCCGCGACGACCTGCTGGCGGAGAAGGTGGTGCTGGTGACGGGGGGCGGCTCCGGGCTGGGGCTCTCGATGGCGAAGCGCTTCGCGTCGCTGGGCGCGCGGGTGGCGATCACGGGGCGCAGCGAGGAGCGGCTCCAGGGTGCCGCCGGGGAGATCGATCCCACCGGCGAGCGCGTCTTCGGCGTGCCGTGCGACGTCCGCGACTTCGCGCAGGTGGAGGCGATGGTGGGCGCGGTCGTGGGGAAGTGGGGCGGGATCGACGTCCTGGTGAACAACGCGGCCGGCAACTTCCTCTCCGCCACCGAGGACCTCTCCCCCAACGGCTTCCACGCGGTGGTGGGGACGGTGCTGTACGGGACCTTTCACGCCACGCTGGCGGTGGGGCGCGCCATGATCGAGCGCGGAAAGGGCGGCAGCATCCTCAACATCGCCACGACGTACGCCTGGACGGGCTCGGCGTTCGTGGTGCCAGGGGCGGCGGCCAAGGCGGGGGTGCTGGCGATGACGCGCTCGCTGGCCGTGGAGTGGGCCACCTACGGGATCCGCTCCAACGCCATCGCCCCCGGCCCCTTTCCCACCGAGGGCGCGTGGAAGGCGCTGATGCCCACTCCCGAGCTGGAGGCCGAGGCGCGCAATCGCATCCCCATGAAGCGCTTCGGCGAGCACGAGGAGCTCACCAACCTCGCCGCGTTCCTGGTTTCCGATGCGTCGCCGTACATCAACGGCGAGTGCGTGACCATCGACGGCGGCGAGTGGCTGGCGTCGGGCGGCGAGTTCAACGGGTTCACGCGCATGCCCCGCGAGGCGGTCAAGGGCGCGCTGCGCGGCATGCGGAAAGGATAA
- a CDS encoding RNA 2'-phosphotransferase, translating to MKTDRSLTRLSKWMSLVLRHEPAKFSVELDEAGWTRVDGLLAAAARAGVPLDDATLRRVVAENDKQRFALSDDGAMIRASQGHSVDVELGLEPVEPPPVLFHGTATRFLDSIRREGLVPGSRRHVHLSTDAATATSVGSRHGRPTVLRIDAARMHAAGHRFFRSANGVWLTDAVPAEYLGSPDAS from the coding sequence ATGAAGACGGACCGCTCCCTCACACGTCTGAGTAAGTGGATGAGCCTCGTGCTCCGCCACGAACCGGCGAAGTTCAGCGTGGAGCTGGACGAAGCCGGGTGGACGCGTGTTGACGGCCTCCTCGCCGCCGCCGCGCGCGCGGGCGTGCCGCTCGACGACGCCACCCTGCGCCGCGTGGTGGCCGAGAACGACAAGCAGCGCTTCGCCCTCAGCGACGACGGCGCCATGATCCGCGCCAGCCAGGGCCACTCGGTGGATGTGGAGCTCGGGCTGGAGCCGGTGGAGCCGCCGCCCGTCCTCTTCCACGGCACGGCGACGCGCTTCCTGGACTCGATCCGCCGCGAAGGCCTCGTCCCCGGATCCCGCCGCCACGTCCACCTCTCCACCGATGCCGCCACGGCTACATCGGTAGGTTCACGCCACGGCCGCCCCACCGTCCTGCGCATCGACGCCGCGCGCATGCACGCCGCCGGCCACCGCTTCTTCCGATCCGCCAACGGCGTGTGGCTCACGGACGCGGTGCCCGCGGAATACCTGGGTTCCCCCGATGCATCCTGA
- a CDS encoding SDR family oxidoreductase yields the protein MNRNFNTVLITGASAGIGAACARAFAREGARLVLAARRTERLEALAEELRTAHGTESHLIALDVRDAQAVASALGGLPAEWAEVDVLVNNAGLGRGMEKLQEGTPADWDEMIDTNVKGLLYTTRALVPGMVERGRGHVVNLGSVAGHEVYPGGAVYCATKHAVDAITRGLRMDLLGTGVRVSTVDPGMVETEFSVNRFRGDEERARRVYAGMTPLTPDDIADAVVWCATRPPHVNIDEIILKPTDQASATLVHRRG from the coding sequence ATGAACCGAAACTTCAACACCGTCCTCATCACCGGCGCATCGGCCGGCATCGGCGCGGCGTGTGCGCGCGCGTTTGCACGCGAGGGAGCGCGGCTCGTGCTCGCGGCGCGCCGTACGGAGCGGTTGGAGGCGCTGGCGGAGGAGCTGCGCACCGCACACGGCACCGAGAGCCACCTGATCGCGCTGGACGTGCGCGACGCTCAGGCGGTGGCCTCCGCGCTGGGCGGGCTGCCGGCCGAGTGGGCGGAGGTGGACGTGCTGGTGAACAACGCCGGGCTGGGGCGCGGGATGGAGAAGCTCCAGGAGGGGACGCCCGCGGACTGGGACGAGATGATCGACACCAACGTCAAAGGCCTCCTCTACACCACCCGCGCGCTGGTGCCGGGGATGGTGGAGCGCGGGCGCGGGCACGTGGTCAATCTCGGGTCGGTGGCGGGGCACGAGGTGTATCCCGGAGGCGCCGTCTACTGTGCCACCAAGCACGCGGTGGACGCCATCACCCGCGGGCTGCGAATGGACCTGCTGGGCACGGGCGTACGCGTGAGCACCGTCGATCCCGGGATGGTCGAGACGGAGTTCAGCGTGAACCGCTTCCGCGGCGACGAGGAGCGCGCCCGCCGCGTGTACGCCGGCATGACCCCGCTGACGCCCGACGACATCGCCGACGCCGTCGTCTGGTGCGCGACGCGCCCGC
- a CDS encoding competence/damage-inducible protein A: protein MNAALLAIGDEIVAGLTTDTNSGFLAGELRAAGVEPVAGFAVTDDEDAIVRALERALEEAEIVVCTGGLGPTADDLTTACVARLAGVPMVMHEESLAHIEGIFRARGIEMPANNRKQALIPEGATVIPNPTGTAPGIICPVERGGVTRFVACLPGVPREMRRMARETLIPWAAARNPGRRFVSRVFSTFGLAESKLDELLVGVVDPAEARLAFRAAFPRVQARITVSGAPGDDLERRLDALEARVRERLGTHVYAIGDEGMEETVGKLLKERGMTLAVAESCTGGLIGHRITDVPGSSAYFLLGVATYSNDAKECVLGVRADTLREHGAVSTQTAEEMAEGVRRLAGADLGVSTTGIAGPGGGTDEKPVGTVCIAVAWAGGVWSRRYDVGDRGREWVKGMTAQIALDRVRRHLLGQTEETLSAAAGGVRPR, encoded by the coding sequence ATGAATGCCGCGCTGCTTGCCATCGGCGACGAGATCGTCGCGGGGCTGACGACGGATACGAACTCCGGGTTCCTGGCCGGCGAGCTGCGCGCGGCGGGCGTGGAGCCAGTCGCCGGGTTCGCGGTTACGGACGATGAAGACGCCATCGTCCGCGCCCTGGAGCGCGCGCTTGAGGAGGCGGAGATCGTCGTGTGCACGGGCGGGCTTGGGCCCACGGCGGACGACCTCACCACCGCGTGCGTGGCGCGGCTGGCGGGCGTGCCGATGGTGATGCACGAGGAGTCGCTGGCGCACATCGAGGGAATCTTTCGCGCCCGCGGCATCGAGATGCCCGCCAACAACCGCAAGCAGGCGCTGATCCCGGAGGGCGCCACCGTCATCCCTAACCCCACCGGCACCGCGCCCGGCATCATCTGCCCCGTGGAGCGCGGCGGCGTGACGCGCTTCGTCGCATGCCTCCCCGGCGTGCCGCGCGAGATGCGGCGCATGGCGCGGGAGACGCTGATCCCCTGGGCCGCGGCGCGCAACCCGGGGCGGCGCTTCGTGTCGCGCGTCTTCAGCACTTTCGGGCTGGCGGAGAGCAAGCTGGACGAGCTGCTGGTGGGCGTGGTCGATCCCGCGGAGGCGCGCCTCGCCTTCCGCGCCGCCTTCCCGCGCGTGCAGGCCCGCATCACCGTGAGTGGCGCGCCCGGCGACGACCTCGAAAGACGCCTGGACGCGCTGGAGGCCCGCGTGCGCGAGCGGCTCGGCACGCACGTCTACGCCATCGGCGACGAGGGGATGGAGGAGACCGTCGGCAAGCTGCTGAAGGAGCGCGGGATGACGCTGGCCGTCGCGGAGTCCTGCACCGGCGGGCTGATCGGGCACCGCATCACCGACGTCCCCGGAAGCTCGGCGTACTTCCTCCTCGGCGTAGCCACGTACTCCAACGATGCCAAGGAGTGCGTCCTGGGCGTGCGCGCCGACACCCTGCGCGAGCACGGCGCCGTCAGCACCCAAACGGCGGAGGAGATGGCGGAGGGCGTGCGCCGCCTGGCCGGGGCGGACCTGGGCGTATCCACCACCGGCATCGCGGGCCCGGGCGGCGGCACCGACGAGAAGCCGGTCGGCACCGTCTGCATCGCGGTGGCGTGGGCGGGCGGCGTCTGGTCGCGCCGCTACGACGTGGGCGACCGCGGGCGCGAGTGGGTCAAGGGGATGACGGCCCAGATCGCCCTCGACCGCGTCCGCCGCCACCTCCTCGGCCAGACCGAAGAGACCCTCAGCGCCGCAGCCGGAGGGGTGCGCCCGCGATGA